Part of the Pseudomonas chlororaphis genome, GTGGCGCTCACCGCGCACATCCTCGCCGAACACAAGGAACGCGCGCGCCAGGCCGGGATGGACGGGCACATGGCCAAGCCGGTGGAACTGTCGCAGTTGCGCGAGTTGATCGAGCACTGGGTGGCCCAGCGCGACCAGCAGAACCGCACGGCGCAGACGACCTGAGCCGACAGACGGCAAAACGCCTGTTAGACTCGCGTCGTCTCCCTTCGCCTGAGCCTCGACCATGCTCCACGTGCTGTTCAGCGTTTACCTGAAGATGCTGGTGCTCTACAGCCCCTTCTTCGTGCTCTCGTGCTTCATCGGCCTGACGCGTGGCTATTCGCGCAAGGAACAGCGGCGCCTGGCCTGGAAGGTCGCGACCGCGACGTTGGTGTCCAGCGTGTTGCTGTACCTGTTCGGGCGAGTGATCTTCAGTGTCTTCGGCATCACCGTGGATGCCTTCCGTATCGGCGCCGGCAGCGTGCTGTTCATCTCGGCGCTGGGCATGGCCCAGGGCAAATCGGCGGTGCAGACCGACAATGTCCAGCAGGACGTGACCATCGTCCCGCTGACCATTCCATTGACCGTCGGCCCCGGCACCATCGGCGCCCTGCTGGTGATGGGCGTGAGCCAGCCACACTGGGACGACAAACTCATGGCCATCATCAGCATCGCCCTGGCCAGTTTCACCGTCGGCGTCGTGCTTTACCTGTCCAGCCGCATCGAGCGGATCCTCGGCGACCAGGGCCTGCAAATCGTCAGCCGCCTGATGGGCTTGTTCGTTTGTGCGTTGGCCGCGCAGATTATCTTCACCGGCGTCAGGGGCTATCTGGTCCCCTGACGGCCGCGCCCGCGCAAGCGATCAATCCACCGGGTGAGTGGCCACCGCCTTCGAGGCGCTGGCCAGGGCCTTGAGCGTTGCACTGCCCTGGGGGTCCCGCCAGGCGAGCAATACCTGCACCAACGTCGAGACGGCATACCTTCGCGCCTCTGCGAACGCCAGTTGCAGGTTATTGCGCACGGAGGCATCGCGAGCGTTCGCGTCACGCAGGATCACGCTGTGCCCGCTGTCCGGATCAATGATCACCAGGTGTTCCTCGACCAGGCTCAGCATCAGCCTGTCCGGCTCATCCACCTCCCAGACCAGGCTGACGGGACGCTTCGCCGGGGTATCCGGCAAATGCCAGCCGTCGAGGATGACTGACTCGAGTTTCAACCAGAGCGCCTTGGTCAACCGGCAACCGGTCGCCCCCTGCCCCATGCGCAAGACCAGGGTAGTGACATCGTCCGGCAACAGCGGCAAAACCTCATCGACCTTCATCGCCCCCTCGACAACCAACACCTCGGCATTGCGCTGGACATAATCGAGCGGCCCGGCGCTCGCCCGGTCGGGATAGGTCAACAACCGGCGATCCTTGTCTTCGTGCAGCAATACGTTGCGCCGCTGACGAGTGCCCAGCACGGCAAACGACTCGGGTATCGCGGCCCGCGGCACGCGGATCATCCGGCCGGTTTCAACCACCAGCCACTTCAGGCTGTCGTCAGTCTCGATCGACAACAGCGCGGCGTGGGGCTGGCCGTCCACCAATCGCCTGAGGTTTGCGGACAGCTCGCCCACCTGAGTGGCGACCCAGGCCTGGGTGACGCCGCAGATCATCGCCGGCTCCCGGTCACGCAAACGCATCACCACGCCGTCGAATGTGACACCCCGCAACCCCGTTCCCTCGACGGTGAGCCCGGCAAACTGACACGGCGCCCATTCGCGCGTTGCCACGGGCAGCGCGCCCGCCTGCAACAGCTTCGCCCCTTCGGCAAACGCGACCTCCAGGCCCTGCGGGTCGATAAAGCTCTGGCGCTGGACTTCGCCACTGGCCACGTCGAATAACCAGGCCGCCTCGCTGTCCGGGGTCATGCCCAACAGGCGCACCTCCCGGCCCGAGCCCAGATCGGCCAGCACCAGCCGACCACCGAGGTACCAGGCGCACAACGCCGCGTCGCCGCTGGCGTTGCGCAACCCGACGATGGCCAGGCGTTCGGCCGCGTAGTGCCGGGCCAGCGGCGCCAAGGCCTGCCACCAACGCGGGTGGTCCTTGAGCCACGCATCGCTGACACCGCCCAACGTCAGTTGGCCCTGTTCCGTCAGGTTGAAGAACAGGCCCTGCGAGGTCAGCGCCACGTAGCCACTCTCGACGGCGACGACATGTTCGAGGTTTTCCGGCTGAATCCAGGCCTGCGACCGCTGCCCCGTCGCCGAGCGCTGCTGGCGGCACAGCGTCTGGTCGAGCGCGTAGTAGATGACAAACACGTCATCGTCGCCGGCCGGCGTGAGCAGGGTCATGTCGGTCATGTGCTTGATCGAGTCGTTCCAACCGCGATAGCGGTGCCCGGGGCTCGTCGAGGGACGGATGATCAACCGGTCGCTGCGGCGCACCCAGGCCATGTCGCGCCAATGGGTGCGGATTTTCCAGCACACCGACACGAACGCCGCCGGCTGCCAGTCGACATTCACGAATGCTTGGTCACCGCTGTCCGGCGCGAAGGCGTGATAGCTGCCGAGCACCTGCGACCAGTCGGCCAGCGTGTCACGGGCGCTGAGCAGCGCTTCCAGCGCGTTGTCCCGGTCGCGGATGATCGAGCTCAGCACCAGTTGCCCGTCATGAATCACATAGACCAGCACATCGCTGGCCCGGTCCTGGCGGGTGATTTGCTGCTCCACGTGAATCACCCCCTGGGCGTCAGCCTCGATGCGGGTGATCCGCATGGCGCCGGCGGCCACGCCGGTATTGACCAGCAAACGATACCGGTGGCTGAGCAGCCCGGTCGCGGCATCGACCTGCCATATCAGGAAGTTCTCCGGCTCGTAGAACCAGGCGTAGCCGCCTGCCACCGCGCCCAGCAACGCGTCCTCGGCCTCCAGCACATCCTCGTCGCGGATGTAGAGGAAACGGTCCTGCCCTGCGTCGTACCAGGCCGTGGTGGTGCGCGGTTCGTCGGGTTTCTCGAACGGAATCGGGTAATGGCGCACCTGCGTGTACGGCATCACCAGGCGATGGGCGCGGGCCATGGCCTTGAGGTGCGCCTGCAACGCCTGCCGGTCCATGCCCGGCGGCACGTCCTGTTCCACCAAGGCCAGTTCACGCTCGCCCAGCACAAACTGGAACACCTGGTCGTTGCGCAGTCGCAGCAACGTCTGGTGACGACCGGCCCCGGAGAACGTGACCGATACGCCCCCCACGAACAGTTTCCCGGAAGGCTCAATGCGTACGTCGCTTTCCTCGGCCCAGACTGCCTCGAGCACCCAACTCGAGGTGCGGGCCCCTGGCGACTCGAGGGTCAGGCTCACGCCGGGATTGAGCGCCACGGTGCACCGCTGGCCGCCCCCCTGGATCCGGTAGGTCACGGTGTCGCGCCAGGCCGGCGGGATGACCGGCACCGCCAGCGAGCGCTCGACGGCGTCGAGCAGCA contains:
- a CDS encoding membrane protein, with the protein product MLHVLFSVYLKMLVLYSPFFVLSCFIGLTRGYSRKEQRRLAWKVATATLVSSVLLYLFGRVIFSVFGITVDAFRIGAGSVLFISALGMAQGKSAVQTDNVQQDVTIVPLTIPLTVGPGTIGALLVMGVSQPHWDDKLMAIISIALASFTVGVVLYLSSRIERILGDQGLQIVSRLMGLFVCALAAQIIFTGVRGYLVP